One genomic segment of Naumovozyma castellii chromosome 9, complete genome includes these proteins:
- the VPS60 gene encoding Vps60p (ancestral locus Anc_3.98) gives MNRLFGYGNKKSHDQLLQESNQAMNQAQQGLQSRVSQLDTQISQLNFQLQTIQRKISSSKSSLGQRPLRQQALKLLNKRKQLQGMRDSLDSQSWSMTQAQLTSDNLQNTMVTVNALKQTNKALKAQYGKINLDKLQDMQDEMLDLIEQGDELQDMLASASPMGEDLDEIDESELDAELDALAEEDFTAGMEDANSILESNGPASYLGGAVPQFIDEEPSTEDAEAAKKLESAQ, from the coding sequence ATGAATAGACTATTCGGTTATGGGAACAAGAAGTCCCACGATCAACTTCTCCAAGAATCCAATCAAGCCATGAATCAGGCACAACAAGGTTTGCAAAGCAGAGTCTCACAACTAGACACACAGATATCTCAGCTAAATTTCCAACTACAAActattcaaagaaagatcTCATCTTCTAAATCAAGTTTGGGTCAAAGACCTCTAAGGCAACAggctttgaaattattaaataagaGGAAACAATTACAAGGGATGAGAGACTCGCTTGATTCACAATCTTGGTCGATGACACAGGCACAATTGACTAGCgataatttacaaaatacAATGGTCACGGTGAATGCCTTAAAGCAAACGAATAAGGCATTGAAGGCCCAATATGGGAAAATTAATTTGGATAAACTACAGGATATGCAAGATGAGATGTTAGATTTGATCGAACAGGGAGATGAATTACAAGATATGTTGGCTTCCGCATCGCCTATGGGGGAAGACTTGGATGAGATTGATGAAAGTGAATTGGATGCAGAGTTGGATGCTCTAGCTGAGGAGGATTTCACTGCTGGGATGGAAGATGCTAATTCTATACTGGAGAGCAATGGACCTGCATCCTACCTAGGCGGAGCTGTCCCACAGTTTATTGATGAGGAACCTTCAACTGAAGATGCCGAAGCAGCAAAGAAGCTAGAGAGTGCTCAGTGA
- the RIB3 gene encoding 3,4-dihydroxy-2-butanone-4-phosphate synthase RIB3 (ancestral locus Anc_3.96), whose product MSPFLPIDQAIAHFKQNKFIIVMDDESRENEGDLICAAEGITTEQMAFLVRHSSGYVCTPMTNAVADKLDLPLLRTGMKYASNADDRHGTAYTITVDVAEGTTTGISAHDRTLTCKALANAKSTPTSFLKPGHICPLRAVDGGVLKRRGHTEAAVDLCQLSGLAPVGVICELVNDRDGSMMRLDDCLEFGKQNDIPLISIEDLAAYLQKQN is encoded by the coding sequence ATGTCCCCCTTCCTCCCAATTGACCAAGCAATCGCTCACTTCAAACAGAACAAGTTCATCATTGTCATGGATGATGAGTCCCGTGAAAACGAAGGTGATTTAATATGTGCCGCCGAAGGTATTACCACTGAACAAATGGCCTTCCTGGTGCGTCACTCATCCGGTTACGTGTGTACCCCTATGACTAACGCTGTCGCTGATAAATTGGATCTACCATTACTCAGAACAGGTATGAAATACGCCTCAAATGCAGATGACAGACATGGTACTGCTTACACTATCACCGTGGATGTCGCTGAGGGTACGACCACTGGTATTTCTGCTCATGATAGAACTTTAACTTGTAAAGCTCTAGCTAATGCTAAGTCTACTCCAACTTCATTCTTGAAACCAGGTCATATTTGTCCCTTAAGAGCCGTAGATGGTGGTGTTCTTAAGAGAAGAGGTCACACGGAAGCCGCCGTGGATCTTTGTCAACTAAGTGGATTGGCACCAGTTGGTGTCATTTGTGAATTAGTCAATGATAGAGATGGGTCTATGATGAGATTGGATGATTGTTTGGAATTCGGTAAGCAAAACGATATCCCATTGatttccattgaagatttggCTGCTTATTTGCAGAAGCAAAATTAA
- the PAC11 gene encoding dynein intermediate chain (ancestral locus Anc_3.95) — protein MEKLKELEEKRQRLKELREKRSKFPQTPIRRYNGISSRTNSESRIPLRYNEVLHKNKAVETVSVAVQTDESFELTRHSNHLSEILHDDKPKIITYSKGIQTDNYESDKEEIQEPIRQEEKRVLEEEEEEEEDSNNKLEGKVVEEDHPKIQFLEPLLITTEANTLVTNKSFAREKNYSNIRPSLKGQSKNTSCKLLDNWTLDIEANENMKLFCVSIDYFQGLILISYRRTPINPLDIKETNWSFVEVIQREGMVVIDRLTFRGQSLIGGHFLGKYCREDGVDEGKYIVSILLRTLNGKTILYELRAVKDKQDKKKYERNLIIRNYHNAPVFGIDEIKADNIINARIVSGSNNGIINELNCMNLSFYEDPTMVHRSSTRGRIHQTRIVPPKYTELIALQEKIQDQSGDDQDETDDIVRGDQLFCDHLDKVVLNEEICITSLTVAPNNSDCVYLGAEDGGIYKVLLSRTNMDDNNKLPISLNNNGFLPRVNFHSSDVTSLRFHPQNDDLLCSGSMDWNCHLWDTFNNDLIDSIDLKEDVIAVQWLPDRDTYRCCVLTMYNFCIVEWSLTREDSKWVSQAPPSITHTISSEELGQKMFTSFHLYDHEGLMVLVLGGSSGTISFLELAARR, from the coding sequence ATggagaaattaaaagaattggaagaaaaaagacAACGACTTAAAGAACTTCGAGAAAAGAGGAGTAAATTTCCACAGACACCAATTAGGCGTTACAATGGTATTTCATCACGGACCAATAGCGAGTCAAGGATACCATTGCGATATAATGAAGTTTTACATAAAAATAAAGCTGTTGAAACTGTTTCTGTAGCTGTGCAAACAGATGAGTCGTTTGAATTAACACGGCATTCGAATCATTTATCTGAGATTCTACATGATGATAAACCAAAAATAATCACGTATAGCAAGGGAATTCAAACCGACAATTATGAATCTGATAAAGAAGAGATACAGGAGCCAATAAGGCAAGAGGAGAAAAGAGTactagaagaagaagaagaagaagaagaagattctAACAATAAACTTGAGGGAAAGGTGGTGGAAGAAGACCATCCgaagattcaatttttggagCCATTACTGATTACAACAGAAGCGAATACTTTAGTTACCAATAAAAGTTTTGCTCGAGAaaagaattattcaaatatacGGCCTTCACTAAAAGGTCAGTCAAAGAATACATCTTGCAAGCTGTTGGATAATTGGACTCTCGATATAGAAGCCAAtgaaaatatgaaattattttgtGTTTCTATTGATTATTTCCAAggtttaatattaatttcatatcGAAGAACACCTATTAATCCACTTGACATAAAGGAAACTAATTGGTCCTTTGTGGAAGTTATTCAAAGGGAAGGTATGGTTGTTATTGATCGATTAACATTTAGAGGTCAATCTCTTATCGGTGGTCACTTTTTAGGCAAATATTGCAGAGAAGATGGTGTAGATGAGGGTAAATATATTGTTAGTATCCTATTACGAACTTTGAATGGTAAAACAATTTTATACGAATTGAGAGCTGTAAAAGACAAACAAGATAAGAAGAAGTATGAAAGGAATTTAATTATAAGAAATTATCATAATGCCCCTGTTTTTGGTATTGATGAAATCAAAGCTGATAACATTATTAATGCTCGGATAGTAAGCGGAAGTAATAATGGTATTATCAACGAGTTGAACTGTATGAACCTGTCTTTCTATGAAGACCCTACCATGGTGCATCGGAGTAGTACTCGAGGAAGAATTCATCAAACTCGTATCGTTCCTCCCAAATACACAGAATTAATTGcattacaagaaaaaatacAAGATCAATCGGGAGATGATCAGGATGAGACGGATGATATCGTTAGAGGAGATCAACTATTTTGTGATCATCTAGATAAGGTGGTCCTAAACGAAGAAATCTGTATTACTTCATTAACTGTGGCTCCTAATAATTCAGATTGTGTCTATTTGGGCGCTGAAGATGGTGGGATATACAAAGTTCTATTGAGTCGTACCAATATGGacgataataataaattacCAATTTCCTTAAATAACAACGGATTTCTACCAAGAGTCAATTTCCATTCTAGTGATGTAACCTCACTACGGTTCCATCCACAGAACGATGACCTACTATGTTCAGGATCCATGGATTGGAATTGTCATCTGTGGGACACTTTCAACAACGATCTGATAGACTCCATCGATCTCAAAGAGGATGTTATTGCTGTTCAATGGTTACCAGACAGGGACACGTACAGATGTTGTGTGTTAACAATGTACAATTTTTGCATTGTTGAGTGGTCGTTGACTAGGGAAGACAGTAAATGGGTCTCTCAAGCGCCACCCTCTATCACCCATACGATCTCCAGCGAAGAGCTTGGGCAAAAAATGTTTACCTCATTCCACCTCTACGATCATGAGGGACTTATGGTACTAGTCCTTGGTGGTTCCAGTGGCACTATATCATTTCTGGAATTAGCCGCCCGGCGATAA
- the SLD5 gene encoding DNA replication protein SLD5 (ancestral locus Anc_3.94), which yields MDINIDDILAELDRDTTAVDSTGHTQQGNQSSLSTSDIPANNTTIIDVSPQQDFKQLMVHWRNERCSPELLSYPAPLVERMLSRIQSQMETIENISMGFLESMSQGPSDDNGDKLTSHHNDSKLPLLCMEAELERVKFILRSYIRCRLQKVDKFSLYLRQFDPIQLDDLLSAKEKLYQSRHSEILLKLLNGSVLKFMPEELQAIDDTEGSVNMIEEPDWNKFVFIMVCGPPDKLFSEDPLLSKNEYGKYCYNVTIAELKEDVELTLDSIYVMRYQVVRELIMSGKVQLI from the coding sequence ATGGATATTAATATCGACGATATTTTAGCTGAACTAGATAGAGATACTACAGCAGTGGACTCCACGGGCCACACCCAACAGGGAAACCaatcatcattatccaCATCAGATATTCCAGCAAATAACACGACCATTATCGATGTTTCTCCACAGCAAGACTTTAAACAATTAATGGTCCATTGGAGAAATGAACGTTGCTCTCCAGAATTACTGTCATACCCGGCACCACTCGTCGAAAGAATGTTGAGTAGAATTCAATCACAAATGgaaactattgaaaatatttcgATGGGATTTTTAGAATCCATGAGTCAGGGTCCCTCTGATGATAATGGCGACAAGCTTACATCACATCATAATGACTCCAAATTACCTTTACTTTGTATGGAAGCTGAGTTAGAAAGGgttaaattcattttgagAAGTTATATACGATGTCGATTACAAAAAGTGgataaattttcattatatctAAGACAATTTGATCCCATACAATTGGATGACTTATTATCAGCGAAGGAGAAACTTTATCAATCAAGGCATTCCGAAATTTTGTTAAAGCTATTAAATGGATCTGTATTAAAATTTATGCCAGAGGAATTACAAGCTATTGATGATACTGAAGGGAGCGTGAATATGATTGAAGAACCTGACTGGAATAAATTTGTTTTTATCATGGTTTGTGGACCCCctgataaattattcagTGAAGATCCGTTATTATCGAAGAACGAATATGGGAAATATTGCTATAACGTCACTATAGCAGAATTAAAGGAAGATGTGGAATTGACTCTTGATAGTATTTACGTAATGAGATATCAAGTCGTTAGAGAACTGATAATGAGTGGGAAGGTGCAGTTGATATAG
- the PUF6 gene encoding Puf6p (ancestral locus Anc_3.85) yields MAPVVKKNNKRPLKSESKKAAPAPAAKKARISVDSSDEDELDDVASQHIDGDASSDASSDDDELDDIVSSDDEAEKDAEEQEGSDAEEEKEDGEEKPAGGNSDNHTEQRKLLKERKMQRKAGTEVQHIKSLWEKLRVKNPPLPKQLREKYSNEIWDLAKDCICDLVMKHDASRVIQTLLKYSTKERREQIVDSLKGKFYILATSAYGKYLLVKLLHYGSKKSRQTIIDELHGCLRKLMRHREGAYVVEDLYVLYATHEQRQQMIREFWGAEYAVFRDTHSGLTLEDVCATSIEKKTIIARNLLGTITASVEKGSTGFQILHAAMRELVKIANEKEISELIELLHEEFAELVHTPEGADVACTLIAKANAKERKSIIKTLKDHSEKLIKNEHGNLVFITALMCVDDTVLMFKSFGPSAKEHLQEFIVDKYGRRPWIYILLGLDGKYFAPNVKKELSRYKAMSELTSKKPDLQRRHELLNKFAPMYLSTISKYYAEILSENLGSQFISEVLLNDELYEQLSEKDTKSFEQVIDRIVIAFKGDISDEHHPIHRPFSTRLLKALIQGGKWNNKERKLEPLQKVKGLGAVFAQRFYDEIIDSSNLLEWINTSDSSFTIVALYETLEGKEEGDQFLNDLDEVKDKVDINSEENKNNKGAHLLLKLLN; encoded by the coding sequence ATGGCTCCAGTGGTTaagaaaaacaacaaaCGTCCCTTGAAGAGCGAGTCCAAGAAGGCTGCTCCAGCTCCAGCTGCTAAGAAGGCTAGAATCTCGGTTGATTCCTCCGATGAGGATGAGCTCGATGATGTAGCCTCCCAACATATTGATGGAGACGCTTCTTCAGACGCTTCTTCAGACGATGACGAATTGGATGATATCGTCTCTTCCGATGATGAAGCTGAGAAGGATGCAGAAGAACAAGAGGGCAGTgatgctgaagaagaaaaggaagatgGTGAGGAAAAACCAGCTGGTGGGAACTCTGACAATCACACCgaacaaagaaaattgttGAAAGAGAGAAAGATGCAAAGAAAGGCAGGGACAGAAGTACAACATATTAAATCCCTATGGGAAAAATTACGTGTGAAGAACCCACCCTTACCAAAGCAATTGCgtgaaaaatattccaatgaAATCTGGGATCTAGCCAAGGATTGTATCTGTGATTTAGTCATGAAGCATGATGCTTCTCGTGTCATTCaaactttattgaaataCTCCACCAAGGAACGTCGTGAACAAATCGTAGACTCATTAAAGGGTAAATTCTATATCTTGGCTACATCTGCCTATGGgaaatatttattggtTAAATTGTTACATTATGGTTCCAAAAAATCAAGACAAAcaattattgatgaattacaCGGTTGTTTGAGAAAATTAATGAGACATCGTGAAGGTGCCTACGTCGTTGAAGATTTATACGTTCTTTATGCTACTCATGAACAAAGACAGCAAATGATCAGAGAATTTTGGGGTGCAGAATACGCAGTGTTTAGAGACACTCATAGTGGTCTAACCTTAGAAGACGTTTGTGCCACAagtattgaaaagaaaactaTCATTGCCAGAAACTTGTTGGGGACCATCACTGCATCTGTGGAAAAGGGTTCTACAGGGTTCCAAATTTTACATGCTGCCATGAGAGAATTAGTGAAAATTGctaatgaaaaggaaatatccgaattaattgaattattgCACGAAGAATTCGCTGAGTTGGTTCATACTCCAGAAGGTGCCGATGTTGCCTGTACTCTTATTGCAAAGGCCAACgcaaaagaaagaaaatctATCATTAAGACTTTGAAAGATCatagtgaaaaattaattaaaaatgaacATGGTAACCTTGTTTTCATTACTGCACTAATGTGTGTGGATGATACCGTCTTAATGTTTAAGTCTTTTGGTCCATCTGCCAAGGAACATTTACAAGAATTCATTGTTGACAAATATGGTAGAAGACCATGGATTTACATCTTGTTGGGATTGGAtggtaaatattttgcaCCAAATGTAAAGAAGGAACTATCAAGATACAAGGCCATGTCTGAATTAACATCAAAGAAACCAGATTTACAAAGAAGAcatgaattattaaataaatttgcaCCAATGTATTTGAGCAccatttccaaatattatGCAGAAATCTTATCTGAAAATTTAGGAAGTCAATTTATCTCAGAAGTGCTCCTCAATGATGAGTTATATGAACAATTAAGCGAAAAGGATACCAAGAGTTTTGAACAAGTCATTGATCGTATTGTCATTGCATTCAAAGGTGATATTTCAGATGAACATCATCCAATACATAGACCATTCTCTACAAGACTATTAAAGGCTTTGATTCAAGGTGGTAAATGGAATAATAAGGAAAGAAAACTTGAACCACTACAAAAAGTTAAAGGTTTAGGTGCCGTATTTGCACAAAGATTTTATGATGAAATCATCGATTCATCTAACCTACTTGAATGGATTAATACTTCAGATAGTTCATTTACTATTGTTGCATTATACGAAACTTTAGAAGGTAAAGAAGAGGGTGACCAATTCCTAAACGATTTGGACGAAGTAAAGGATAAAGTGGACATAAATTCTGAAGAGAACAAAAACAACAAGGGGGCTCATTTACTCTTGAAGCTATTAAATTAG
- the ITR1 gene encoding myo-inositol transporter ITR1 (ancestral locus Anc_3.84) translates to MAHTNEPSFKEETTHVTQRQATATHVKTNDNSITSFFDEEPTHHTSKKGNVSLSDDEEDNDRIQIKPVNDEDDVSVIITFNQGISPFILILTFVASISGFMFGYDTGYISSALISINKDLGRTLTYGDKEIITAATSLGALISSIFAGTAADIFGRKPCLMFSNVLFVIGAILQITAHRFWQMNAGRLIMGFGVGIGSLISPLFISEIAPKMIRGRLTVINSLWLTGGQLIAYGCGAGLNHVHNGWRILVGLSLIPTVLQFSFFLFLPDTPRYYVMKGDYENAKAVLRRSYINAPEDIIDRKVEELTELNHSIPGKNKAVQVWNTVKELHTNPANFRALIIACGLQAIQQFTGWNSLMYFSGTIFETVGFSNSSAVSIIVSGTNFVFTLVAFFAIDKIGRRAILLIGLPGMTMALTICAIAFHFIGIQFVGNDAVVSNSGFTAWGIVIIVFIIVFAAFYALGIGTVPWQQSELFPTNVRGVGTSYATATNWAGSLVIASTFLTMLQNITPTGTFAFFAGLSFVSFIFCYFCYPELSGLELEEVQSILKDGFNIKASKELAKKRKQQVARIIDDDQLKFEPTQEIVES, encoded by the coding sequence ATGGCACATACAAACGAGCCGTCCTTCAAAGAGGAGACGACTCACGTAACGCAGAGGCAAGCCACTGCCACGCATGTCAAGACAAACGATAACAGTATCACCTCGTTCTTCGATGAAGAACCAACACATCACACCTCCAAAAAGGGCAATGTGTCCCTCTCCGATGACGAGGAGGATAACGACCGTATCCAAATCAAACCCGTCAACGACGAAGATGACGTCTCCGTCATCATCACTTTCAACCAAGGTATCTCACctttcatcctcatcctcaCGTTCGTCGCATCCATCTCAGGGTTCATGTTCGGGTACGATACAGGTTACATCTCCAGTGCCCTGATCTCCATCAACAAGGACCTGGGAAGAACACTAACGTACGGTGACAAGGAAATTATCACTGCCGCTACATCACTGGGGGCCCTCATAAGTTCCATATTTGCAGGGACTGCCGCTGACATCTTCGGAAGGAAACCATGTCTCATGTTCTCCAATGTTCTGTTCGTCATTGGAGCCATCTTACAAATTACTGCCCATAGATTCTGGCAAATGAACGCAGGAAGACTAATCATGGGGTTCGGGGTCGGGATCGGTTCTTTAATCTCCCCCTTATTCATCTCGGAAATCGCTCCAAAGATGATTAGAGGTCGTCTTACCGTGATCAACTCTTTATGGTTGACTGGGGGACAATTGATCGCTTACGGATGCGGTGCTGGGTTGAACCACGTGCATAACGGGTGGAGAATTTTGGTTGGGTTGTCTTTGATCCCTACCGTCTTGcaattttcattcttcttgtttttaCCTGATACACCAAGATATTATGTCATGAAGGGAGATTATGAAAACGCCAAGGCTGTACTAAGAAGAAGTTACATTAACGCCCCTGAAGATATCATTGATAGGAAAGTGGAAGAACTTACGGAATTGAACCATTCCATCCCGGGGAAAAATAAGGCAGTGCAAGTATGGAATACAGTGAAGGAACTACATACAAACCCAGCCAATTTCAGAGCTTTGATCATTGCCTGTGGGTTGCAAGCCATTCAACAATTTACTGGTTGGAATTCTTTAATGTATTTCTCAGGGACTATCTTCGAAACTGTTGGGTTCTCCAATTCATCAGCGGTCTCCATCATTGTTTCAGGTACTAATTTCGTCTTCACTTTGGTGGCCTTCTTCGCCATCGATAAGATTGGAAGAAGAGCTATCCTGTTGATTGGTTTACCAGGGATGACCATGGCCCTAACAATCTGTGCCATTGCATTCCATTTCATCGGTATCCAGTTTGTCGGTAATGATGCTGTGGTCTCCAACTCCGGGTTCACCGCATGGGGTATTGTTatcatcgtcttcatcattgTATTTGCTGCATTCTACGCCTTGGGGATCGGTACCGTCCCATGGCAACAATCCGAATTGTTCCCCACAAACGTGAGAGGTGTCGGTACTTCATATGCCACTGCGACAAATTGGGCCGGTTCCCTTGTCATCGCATCCACTTTCTTAACAATGTTGCAAAACATTACTCCAACGGGGACATTCGCATTCTTTGCCGGTCTATCATTCGTCTCATTCATCTTTTGCTACTTCTGCTATCCTGAATTATCAGGTTTGGAATTGGAGGAAGTGCAAAGTATATTGAAGGATGGGTTCAATATTAAGGCATCCAAGGAATTAGCcaagaagaggaaacaaCAAGTCGCAAGAATAATTGACGACGACCAGTTGAAGTTCGAACCCACTCAGGAAATCGTGGAATCATAA
- the SEC20 gene encoding Sec20p (ancestral locus Anc_3.83) codes for MNCERYDVPFVKELDDIQGRLLSRMNSSSDEDCSELVVEFESLVRSLIVAMNQEYNGLSLNSKIDFTSEVNYLDDTLKIGQGKRGDGRLLVMFDELIRFSNWIVEFKRQLQRDVVQSYMGAMDQRELQRDEAIESHVQQEQEQEQPDRYERVQFDHGTTSTKDKLLKTTRRVTHNLVRGNQILQSGLLQSDLNLDELKQQTHSLQQADDKYSQLETVFRKTNSLVKTLERSSHREKRDVYAALLFLACCVGWVLWRRVFRLPVRLTLWLLFRFFRGTLSAAGVVKSISSSTSSTVATVAAATITAITSDDRAVEIAVDEALSRLVAHDEL; via the coding sequence ATGAATTGCGAGAGATACGATGTTCCCTTCGTTAAGGAATTAGACGATATACAAGGTCGATTATTGAGTCGAATGAATTCATCTTCCGATGAAGATTGTTCCGAATTAGTGgttgaatttgaatctttggTGCGCAGTCTCATTGTTGCGATGAATCAAGAGTACAATGGACTATCATTGAATAGCAAGATCGATTTCACATCGGAGGTGAATTACCTGGATGACACGTTGAAAATCGGCCAGGGTAAACGGGGCGACGGTCGGTTACTAGTAATGTTTGACGAGTTGATCCGATTCAGTAACTGGATAGTGGAGTTCAAGAGACAATTGCAGCGGGACGTGGTGCAATCATATATGGGGGCCATGGACCAACGTGAGTTGCAAAGAGACGAGGCCATTGAATCGCATGTgcaacaagaacaagaacaagaacaaccCGATCGATACGAGAGAGTCCAGTTTGATCACGGGACCACCTCAACGAAGGACAAACTGCTCAAAACCACAAGGCGGGTGACCCACAACCTGGTTCGGGGTAACCAGATTCTGCAGTCCGGGTTACTCCAGAGCGACTTGAACTTGGACGAACTGAAACAGCAGACACATTCGCTGCAACAGGCAGACGACAAGTACTCGCAACTGGAAACCGTCTTCCGCAAGACAAACTCGCTCGTCAAGACGCTCGAGAGGTCGTCGCATCGTGAGAAGCGAGACGTGTACGCCGCACTGCTGTTTCTCGCGTGCTGTGTGGGCTGGGTGTTGTGGCGCCGTGTCTTCAGACTGCCCGTGCGGCTGACGCTCTGGCTGCTGTTCCGCTTCTTCCGCGGAACACTCTCAGCCGCGGGTGTGGTCAAGAGCATCTCCTCTTCTACTTCTTCTACTGTTGCTACTGTTGCTGCCGCTACCATAACCGCCATCACCTCAGACGACCGCGCGGTCGAGATCGCCGTCGACGAAGCACTCAGCAGGCTTGTCGCGCACGACGAACTgtaa